In the Flagellimonas sp. MMG031 genome, one interval contains:
- a CDS encoding META domain-containing protein: protein MKTSILLFFFAILLAESCGSAKSDEEALYGPTWELEYISGPRIAFDGLFPNKKPQITFNKETGKVRGTDSCNGYTADFEIAESTIAFGDPGPTTMMFCGGSERQFLQMMKKIDGYSVEEGKLNLLVGEVPMMRFKKVNP from the coding sequence ATGAAAACTTCAATTCTTCTCTTTTTCTTTGCCATACTTCTGGCAGAATCCTGCGGAAGCGCCAAATCCGATGAGGAAGCCCTCTACGGCCCTACTTGGGAATTGGAATACATTTCCGGCCCACGAATCGCCTTCGATGGACTTTTTCCCAACAAAAAGCCACAGATTACCTTTAACAAAGAAACCGGCAAGGTTAGGGGTACCGATAGTTGCAACGGTTATACCGCCGATTTTGAAATTGCGGAAAGTACCATTGCCTTTGGTGATCCCGGACCCACCACCATGATGTTCTGCGGCGGCAGTGAACGCCAATTTTTACAGATGATGAAAAAAATAGACGGTTACTCCGTAGAGGAGGGAAAACTCAACCTTTTGGTCGGTGAGGTACCGATGATGCGATTCAAAAAAGTAAACCCATGA
- a CDS encoding META domain-containing protein has product MKQILILSCVALLIFGCAEKKKETTSEPEAKEAVVDTLPSKEEKRTMEPIAIKIDGSYFKATGTEPFWGLKLYGDKVELQTMEDTITTPPSEAIKAQDGNIKMFRMQTEATQLDVIISQKECTNAMSGEVFPYTVTVSYKSTGGDETKVYEGCGAYITDYRLHDIWVLEKMNGNAVSKEEFGGRDLPNLEININNNRFSGYSGCNRMTGGIFYEEDVLRFTQVATTRMACPNMDKESTFLTALNSSTQYKVENNRLYLSNGSEENILIFKKWD; this is encoded by the coding sequence ATGAAACAGATACTCATTTTAAGTTGTGTTGCATTGCTGATTTTTGGCTGTGCCGAGAAAAAGAAAGAAACCACCTCAGAACCAGAAGCGAAAGAGGCGGTAGTGGACACCCTGCCATCCAAAGAAGAAAAAAGAACCATGGAACCCATTGCTATAAAAATTGACGGAAGCTATTTTAAGGCCACTGGAACCGAACCCTTTTGGGGACTCAAGTTATATGGAGACAAGGTGGAACTTCAGACTATGGAAGATACCATCACAACGCCCCCATCCGAAGCTATTAAGGCACAGGATGGAAACATCAAGATGTTTCGCATGCAAACCGAGGCCACACAGCTAGATGTAATCATATCCCAAAAGGAATGTACCAATGCCATGTCTGGCGAAGTGTTCCCTTACACCGTAACTGTATCTTACAAAAGCACGGGCGGAGATGAAACCAAAGTGTACGAAGGCTGCGGGGCCTATATTACTGATTACAGGCTTCACGACATTTGGGTATTGGAAAAAATGAACGGCAATGCGGTTTCCAAGGAAGAATTTGGCGGTAGGGACCTGCCCAATTTGGAAATCAATATCAACAACAATAGATTTTCTGGGTATTCGGGCTGCAACCGAATGACAGGTGGGATTTTTTATGAAGAGGATGTGCTGCGATTCACCCAAGTGGCCACTACACGGATGGCCTGCCCCAATATGGACAAGGAATCCACATTTTTGACCGCCTTGAACAGCAGCACACAATACAAGGTGGAAAATAATCGACTCTATCTTTCGAATGGTTCCGAGGAAAACATCTTGATATTCAAAAAATGGGATTGA